A portion of the Choristoneura fumiferana chromosome 6, NRCan_CFum_1, whole genome shotgun sequence genome contains these proteins:
- the LOC141428578 gene encoding globin-like, with product MRCGDNDSARISSIVHRSKQLGPVHAQPFTAAREPHARTLRSSKFTASSVFATMGGWLSYLWWGGDPDAVNPLTKLTRREVYSVQKSWASVFADSFANGTELLKRLFRAYPETKEFFKMVRKLPEEEYATNIQFKAHVINLMNAINLAVTNMNQPEVVAAMMQKIGESHKKRQITEKQFLDLKNVIVKMFIEVLNLDDATLCAWGKTVDFWYQHIFPYLK from the exons ATGAGATGTGGTGACAATGACAGTGCAAGAATAAGCTCTATAGTACACCGTAGTAAACAGCTGGGACCAGTCCACGCACAGCCGTTCACCGCAGCGCGCGAACCGCACGCCCGAACTTTACGGAGTTCCAAATTTAC agCTTCGTCTGTCTTTGCGACTATGGGCGGTTGGCTGAGCTACCTTTGGTGGGGTGGCGACCCTGATGCTGTCAATCCACTGACAAAGCTGACACGACGGGAAGTGTATTCCGTACAGAAGTCCTGGGCTTCCGTCTTTGCTGACTCTTTTGCCAATGGAACCGAGCTGCTAAAAAG ACTATTCCGCGCTTACCCAGAGACGAAAGAGTTCTTCAAAATGGTCCGCAAATTGCCAGAAGAGGAATACGCGACCAACATTCAGTTCAAAGCACATGTGATTAACCTGATGAATGCAATCAACTTGGCTGTGACCAATATGAACCAGCCTGAGGTTGTCGCCGCCATGATGCAAAAGATTGGAGAGTCACACAAGAAGAGACAGATTACCGAAAAACAGTTTCTC GATCTGAAAAACGTGATAGTGAAGATGTTCATAGAGGTACTTAATTTAGACGACGCAACTCTCTGCGCTTGGGGAAAAACCGTTGACTTTTGGTACCAACACATATTCCCATATCTAAAGTAG